The following proteins are encoded in a genomic region of Anguilla anguilla isolate fAngAng1 chromosome 15, fAngAng1.pri, whole genome shotgun sequence:
- the parp4 gene encoding protein mono-ADP-ribosyltransferase PARP4 isoform X1: MQVFENCLVVLEVKDLPFKEKKRLKLSITDNGGCIAYVVNKQCTHVITNNLANVSSNRQRSIQKYQVPVVGVEYVHRCLEKGALLSVKECSPVPFPRTNIPSQTNASPSPSQQDSVFKVTGQTPVGERSRDQPKPQASAPQQMEIEEEGDGKEDEETESGTYLGKHRIPNYPSNFDVAKYSILEKVGPNKMWSVLELHSSSDETGRQYRVVRCRSEGPGGQAMVTRDALFHYPSSEKALSMYDKLEKELLRQDFKRKTTLPPQFKDMGSSKLHQLLLEEKMNSGAISQEVGVFVELLWTEALGCLGNILKIPLTSISLNDVSRAEGLLLQIHKALKEGSDQKQLAELMAEFYTLLPHKEEFAPTMREISLKLDLCQLIRDMLKVSEATLWNPTASCLGKYRALRCSIEPVPPESPDFLSVSKLLWDRPVQIQQVFRVGRTVELQAFRDDLGNVQSLLHSSAPSNFVGILSRGLLLPRVGVEHHGIDRTDLGNLGGGIYFSDSLSTSLKYSKPGATDGSRLLLVCRVALGQCKDLCKKDPSLSSAPEGYNSVHGVRRAPAVISDFEDDEYVVYQTDQVQMEYVVQFTLNDEPVKTFQPTVDLSSDVAREASASDLLAEGEEDSIGRYKKRLEEVTAGLLDNTGQPLPLKAVHVKCKLMDLLTQVVIFQSYTNLSQVPIEAKYVFPLDESAAVCGFEAFINGKHVVGQVKEKEQARREYRRAVQRGHGAYLMDQDAPDVFTISVGNLPPGATVLIKVTYITELVVREGSLLFSLPGSVAPWQQSKALNQRTQVSVEKVCVNELKGDGIFTLDMSIEMPYEIWNLSCVTHRIKIKKTDCKAVVSLLPGQTLGPGGFQLSFTLSQVHLPRMWVENHPDKDSQACMLVFYPHFEPRAAAGPGGGGEGGEVEVVILLDTSESMRGVAMQDARRIAAQLLKTLRPEVRVNILSFGTVHKELFLSSQCCSKALLPATKFVMSSPPVGGSTELWRPLRSLSLLPPSSGIRNLLLISDGHVQNEALTLKLVRESIQHTRVFTCGVSPTANRHMLRALAQAGGGAYEFFDTKTKHTWMEKVSSQARRMASPGCSSVSVKWQQFNPAAAPPTQAPAQLNALFSGCHTLVYGFVPHCTQATLFGRLSEQEIETVVSTSELQKTKGTLLHKLTARAVIRDYEDGSLHADEAEHEGKKEELKSFIIELSKEYSIVTQYTSFVAIEERDAGRPDVGFTDIPKLVAEEDVDFLPYLGWEKEKDAVPYAATVKFCVRTHTQTREIQENVVFNQCEVRSQGSISAGVHSSSEDISEQDEEESESLLAEPELLGKEFCEDESDFAPPDFALPDSAPPQPGLDPFNLCAREIGAQYSRKKSRFSLPGPGPDRPPRCRRSCVRASGASIPAAPPAFARASGASIPAAPPAFARASGASIPAAPPAFAHASGASIPAAPPAFARASGASIPAAPPAFARASGASIPAAPPAFACASGASIPAAPPAFARASGASIPAAPPAFARASGAYIPAAPPAFARAPVAYIPAALPASQMRQQQKMAETLVALGSSRRCPPMAMPHIMSDRPPRLPRPVSNFVLASDGYIPAALPASQMCQQQKMVETLAMSADSLPCPPMAMPHIMSDHPTPPPPPPACFRRRGLHINSSISTGLHPPSHATETQQKQQQQQQIADPEVPPLDSATVISAYPTRPRALKKAAGRALSNRLEEGAVHLGFGASQFPQPAGPSFLNAPSLCVQSLPFGDEASTLGIERPSQFGGPPIQVSSFGAGPGSAFTSGYWRPPTTTLVSGSPGFKPAGVYSGVSFESLEWTSGLEKGLTYRLKSMSSRRKDRARGVSWAELFDLQHQDGYWECSEKLGFILHLDLVFFASVFLKEKGIASLGVRAGADILKLVATLLVLQLLRLMGLAEGDLLKTLFRLKDTNAPTSLRGEAVKRAVEWVSRADRQYPCLCTRLELGLDWESVTRQLLGADSLHVCSPLRPVLERTRPILAQ, translated from the exons ATGCAGGTATTTGAGAACTGCTTGGTGGTTCTGGAAGTGAAGGATCTGcccttcaaagaaaaaaagaggttaAAACTGtcaataacagacaatggaggcTGCATTGCCTACGTGGTCAACAAGCAG TGCACTCACGTGATCACAAACAACCTGGCCAACGTGAGCTCCAACCGCCAGCGTAGCATCCAGAAGTACCAGGTCccggtggtgggggtggagtatGTGCACCGCTGCCTGGAGAAAGGGGCTCTTCTTTCTGTAAAGGAGTGCAGCCCAGTCCCCTTCCCTAGGACCAATATCCCCTCCCAAACGAATGCATCACCGTCTCCCAGCCAGCAAGATTCGG TGTTTAAGGTGACTGGCCAGACACCTGTGGGAGAGAGGTCCAGAGATCAGCCCAAACCACAAGCATCTGCACCTCAGCAGATGGAGATAGAGGAGGAAGGAGACGGGAAGGAAGatgaagagacagagagtggaACATACCTGGGCAAGCATAG AATACCAAATTATCCCTCTAATTTCGATGTGGCCAAATATTCCATTTTGGAAAAA GTTGGCCCAAACAAGATGTGGTCAGTGCTGGAGCTGCACAGTTCCAGTGATGAGACAGGGCGGCAGTACCGCGTGGTCCGATGCAGGAGCGAGGGACCAGGCGGACAG GCCATGGTGACTCGTGATGCGCTGTTCCACTACCCCAGCTCTGAGAAGGCCCTCAGTATGTACGACAAGTTGGAGAAGGAGCTTCTCCGCCAGGATTTCAAACGGAAGACCACTCTGCCCCCTCAGTTTAAGGACATGGGCTCCAGTAAGCTGCATCAG CTGCTCCTGGAGGAGAAAATGAACAGCGGTGCCATCTCGCAGGAAGTGGGCGTGTTTGTGGAGCTGTTATGGACAGAAGCCCTTGGTTGCCTGGGCAACATTCTCAAGATCCCCCTAACCAGCATTAGTCTCAATGAT gtgagcagGGCGGaggggctgctgctgcagatACACAAGGCCCTGAAGGAGGGGAGCGATCAGAAGCAGCTGGCAGAGCTCATGGCTGAATTCTACACTCTCCTGCCCCACAAGGAAGAATTCGCCCCCACTATGCGTGAGATCTCCCTCAAACTGGACCTGTGCCAG TTAATCAGGGACATGCTGAAGGTGAGCGAGGCCACGCTGTGGAACCCCACTGCTTCCTGTCTGGGGAAGTACCGCGCACTGCGATGCAGCATCGAGCCCGTTCCCCCGGAGAGCCCGGACTTCCTGTCCGTCAGCAAGCTGCTCTGGGACAG ACCGGTGCAGATACAGCAGGTGTTCCGCGTAGGCAGGACGGTGGAGCTGCAGGCGTTTCGGGATGACCTGGGGAACGTGCAGTCCCTCCTACACTCCTCTGCTCCCAGCAACTTTGTGGGAATTCTTTCCCG GGGGCTGTTGCTGCCGAGAGTTGGAGTGGAGCATCATGGGATAGATAGGACAGACCTGGGGAACCTGGGTGGCGGAATTTACTTCAGTGATTCCCTGAG CACCAGCCTGAAGTACTCCAAGCCCGGCGCCACGGACGGCTCGCGCCTGCTGCTGGTGTGCCGCGTGGCCCTGGGGCAGTGTAAGGACCTCTGTAAGAAGGACCCGAGCCTGAGCTCGGCCCCAGAGGGCTACAACAGCGTGCACGGCGTCCGCCGCGCTCCCGCCGTCATCTCTGACTTTGAG GACGACGAGTACGTGGTATACCAGACAGACCAGGTTCAGATGGAGTACGTGGTGCAGTTCACTTTGAATGACGAACCGGTGAAGACATTCCAGCCGACCGTTGACCTTTCGTCTGATGTGGCTCGGGAAGCTTCCGCCTCTGACCTCT TGGCAGAAGGCGAGGAGGACAGTATCGGGAGATACAAAAAACGCCTGGAGGAAGTTACCGCCGGGCTGCTGGACAACACCGGCCAGCCGCTGCCCTTAAAGGCCGTACATGTGAAGTGTAAGCTGATGGATCTGCTGACACAG GTCGTTATTTTTCAGTCTTACACCAACCTGAGCCAGGTTCCTATCGAGGCCAAGTACGTCTTCCCCCTGGACGAGTCTGCAGCGGTGTGCGGGTTCGAGGCCTTCATCAATGGGAAGCACGTAGTGGGACAG GtgaaggagaaggagcaggcCAGGCGCGAGTACAGGCGGGCCGTTCAGCGGGGCCACGGCGCATACCTGATGGACCAGGACGCCCCC GACGTGTTCACCATCAGCGTCGGAAACCTGCCGCCCGGGGCCACGGTTCTCATCAAAGTCACCTACATCACAGAGCTGGTCGTCAGGGAGGGGTCACTGCTGTTCTCCCTGCCTGGTAGCGTGGCGCCATGGCAACAGAGCAAAGCCCTCAACCAGAGGACTCAG GTATCAgtggagaaggtgtgtgtgaatgagctAAAGGGAGACGG AATTTTTACCCTGGACATGTCCATCGAGATGCCCTACGAGATCTGGAACTTGTCTTGTGTGACCCACCGCATTAAAATCAAG AAAACAGACTGCAAGGCAGTGGTCAGCCTGCTGCCAGGGCAGACTCTTGGGCCTGGAGGGTTCCAGCTGTCCTTCACGCTGTCCCAGGTCCACCTGCCCAGGATGTGGGTGGAGAACCACCCTGACAAAGACAGCCAG GCCTGCATGCTTGTGTTCTACCCGCACTTCGAACCCAGAGCTGCAGCTGgtcccgggggtgggggcgagggcGGCGAAGTGGAGGTGGTGATCCTGTTGGACACGTCGGAGTCCATGAGGGGCGTGGCCATGCAGGACGCTCGCAGGATTGCCGCTCAGCTTCTGAAGACACTGCGCCCTGAGGTCCGGGTCAACATCCTTTCCTTCGGCACGG TCCATAAGGAGCTGTTCCTGTCCTCTCAGTGCTGCAGCAAGGCCCTCTTACCTGCCACAAAGTTTGTAATG TCCTCCCCACCAGTTGGGGGCAGCACTGAGCTGTGGAGACCCCTGCGCAGCCTGAGCCTGCTGCCACCATCGAGTGGCATTAGGAATTTGCTGCTGATTTCAGACGGGCATGTTCAGAACGAGGCCCTCACCCTGAAGCTGGTTCGGGAGAGCATCCAGCACACCCGCGTCTTCACCTGTGGGGTCAG ccCAACTGCCAATCGACACATGCTAAGAGCTCTGGCTcaggcagggggcggagcttatgAATTTTTTGACACCAAGACAAAGCACACCTGGATGGAAAAG GTCTCGTCGCAGGCGAGGCGCATGGCCAGCCCCGGCTGCAGCTCGGTTTCGGTGAAGTGGCAGCAGTTTAACCCTGccgcggccccgcccactcaggCCCCCGCCCAGCTGAACGCGCTCTTCAGCGGCTGCCACACCCTGGTGTACGGCTTTGTGCCCCATTGCACCCAG GCCACCCTGTTCGGCAGGCTTAGCGAGCAGGAGATCGAGACAGTGGTGTCCACCTCCGAGCTGCAGAAGACCAAGGGCACG CTCCTGCACAAGCTGACGGCGAGGGCGGTCATCAGGGACTACGAGGACGGCAGCCTGCACGCAGACGAGGCGGAGCATGAG ggaaagaaagaggagcTAAAGTCCTTCATCATCGAGCTGAGCAAAGAGTACTCCATTGTGACCCAGTACACCAGCTTCGTGGCCATTGAAGAGAGG GACGCAGGGAGACCAGACGTTGGTTTCACAGACATTCCCAAGCTGGTTGCGGAGGAGGATGTGGACTTTTTGCCGTACTTGGgctgggagaaagagaaagatgccGTGCCGTATGCCGCTACTGTGaagttctgtgtaaggacccacacgcagaccagggaaatccaagaaaacgtcgtctttaatcagtgcgaagttcgtagccag GGTTCTATATCAGCTGGTGTCCACTCAAGTTCTGAAGACATTTCAGAACAAGATGAGGAGGAATCGGAGTCATTACTTGCAGAACCTGAACTACTCGGCAAAGAGTTTTGTGAAGATGAGAGTGACTTTGCACCCCCTGACTTTGCACTCCCAGACAGTGCTCCGCCACAGCCTGGCCTTGACCCGTTCAATCTGTGTGCCCGTGAGATAGGAGCTCAGTATTCCAGGAAGAAATCCAGATTTAGCTTGCCTGGTCCTGGGCCTGATCGTCCTCCTCGTTGTCGTCGATCTTGTGTCCGTGCTTCTGGTGCTTCTAtccctgcagctcctcctgcttttgcCCGTGCTTCTGGTGCTTCTAtccctgcagctcctcctgcttttgcCCGTGCTTCTGGTGCTTCTAtccctgcagctcctcctgcttttgcCCATGCTTCTGGTGCTTCTAtccctgcagctcctcctgcttttgcCCGTGCTTCTGGTGCTTCTAtccctgcagctcctcctgcttttgcCCGTGCTTCTGGTGCTTCTAtccctgcagctcctcctgcttttgcCTGTGCTTCTGGTGCTTCTAtccctgcagctcctcctgcttttgcCCGTGCTTCTGGTGCTTCTAtccctgcagctcctcctgcttttgcCCGTGCTTCTGGTGCTTATAtccctgcagctcctcctgcttttgcCCGTGCTCCTGTTGCTTATATCCCTGCAGCCCTACCTGCCAGTCAGATGCGCCAGCAACAAAAGATGGCCGAAACATTAGTCGCGTTAGGTTCTTCCCGTCGCTGCCCTCCCATGGCAATGCCCCATATCATGTCTGATCgtcctcctcgtcttcctcgtcCTGTTTCTAATTTTGTCCTTGCTTCTGATGGTTATATCCCTGCAGCCCTACCTGCCAGTCAGATGTGCCAGCAACAAAAGATGGTAGAAACATTAGCCATGTCAGCTGACTCCCTTCCCTGCCCTCCCATGGCAATGCCCCATATCATGTCTGATCatcctactcctcctcctcctcctcctgcttgcTTTCGCCGTCGTGGTCTTCATATTAATTCTTCTATTTCTACTGGTCTTCATCCACCCTCACATGCCACTgagacacaacaaaaacaacaacagcaacaacagatAGCTGACCCTGAAGTCCCCCCCTTGGATTCGGCAACTGTTATCAGTGCCTATCCCACTAGACCGAGGGCACTAAAAAAGGCAGCTGGCAGGGCTCTGTCCAATAGGCTGGAAGAGGGTGCTGTCCATTTAGGATTTGGGGCTTCACAATTTCCTCAACCTGCAGGGCCTTCATTTCTGAATGCTCCATCACTTTGTGTCCAAAGCTTGCCATTTGGGGATGAAGCATCTACTCTGGGTATAGAGCGTCCATCGCAGTTTGGGGGACCACCCATCCAAGTGTCCTCATTTGGGGCTGGACCAGGAAGTGCATTTACTTCTGGATATTGGAGACCCCCTACCACCACACTGGTCTCTGGGTCACCTGGCTTCAAACCTGCAGGTGTATATTCAGGTGTATCCTTTGAAAGCCTGGAGTGGACATCAGGACTTGAAAAGGGGTTGACGTACCG CTTGAAGTCCATGTCAAGCCGTAGAAAGGACAGGGCACGTGGGGTGTCCTGGGCAGAGCTTTTTGACCTTCAACATCAA GACGGGTACTGGGAATGCTCGGAGAAGCTGGGCTTCATTCTCCATCTGGATTTAGTCTTCTTTGCCAGTGTCTtcctgaaagaaaaaggaattgCCTCTCTGG GAGTGAGAGCTGGTGCTGACATTCTGAAGCTGGTGGCCACACTGCTCGTGCTCCAGCTGCTGAGGCTCATGGGACTGGCTGAGGGGGACCTTCTGAAGACCCTTTTCCGCCTGAAGGACACCAACGCCCCCAC GTCACTGCGAGGGGAGGCGGTGAAGAGAGCGGTGGAGTGGGTGTCCAGGGCAGACAGGCAGTACCCCTGCCTTTGCACCAGGCTGGAGCTCGGCTTGGACTGGGAGTCTGTCACGCGCCAGCTGCTGGGCGCCGACTCGCTGCATGTGTGCTCCCCTCTGCGTCCCGTTCTGGAGAGGACCAGACCAATTTTAGCCCAGTGA